A window from Carassius gibelio isolate Cgi1373 ecotype wild population from Czech Republic chromosome B3, carGib1.2-hapl.c, whole genome shotgun sequence encodes these proteins:
- the LOC127952147 gene encoding zinc finger protein 501-like isoform X6, giving the protein MKSVKTEFIKEEREKMRDPEPCRIKHTEDTQEQTGLNGGLRGLERHEELIESNEEREVSESEKKPYKCSHCDKRFSQSSNLKTHERIHTGVKPFKCSHCDKRFSQLSSLKRHEMIHTGEKLYTCDQCGKNFTLKGDLTSHMRIHTGERPFTCDQCGKSFSYSSNLKLHMNNHTREKLYTCDQCGKTFLCASVLKQHLRVHTKEKPHSCHLCGKSFSLIQSLKIHQKIHTGVREYMCFECEKTFTTATSLKTHEMIHTGEKPYKCSHCDKRFSRSGDLKKHERIHTGEKPFKCSHCGKRFSRSSSLKTHERIHTGEKPYKCSHCDKRFSRSGDLKTHERIHTGEKPHTCDQCGKSFTLKGRLTSHMRVHTGEKPFTCDQCGKSFSRSSKLKLHMNIHTREKLYTCDQCGKTFLRDSVLKQHLKVHTKEKPHSCHLCGKSFSRPEHLKLHQKIHTGVRDYMCFKCEKTFTTAQCLKQHERIHTGEKPYLCTTCWKSFSHSVSLHNHTKNYHNFVCTSPELLPV; this is encoded by the exons gtctgaaCGGAGGTCTaaggggtttggaacgacatgagg AGTTGATTGAAAGTAATGAGGAGAGAGAAGTGAGTGAATCTGAgaagaaaccttacaagtgttcacactgtgacaagagattcagtcagtcatcaaatctgaaaacacatgagaggattcacaccggagtgaaaccttttaagtgttcacactgtgacaagagattcagtcagttatcaagtctgaaaagacatgagatgatccacactggagagaaactgtacacatgtgatcagtgcgggaagaatTTCACACTAAAAGGAGACCTTACATCACACATGagaattcatactggagagagaccattcacttgtgatcagtgcgggaagagtttctcaTACTCATCAAACCTTAAGTTACACATGAACAACCACACTAGAGAGAAGctgtacacatgtgatcagtgcgggaaaaCATTTTTGTGTGCTTCAGTCCTGAAGCAGCACCTGAGAGTTCATAcaaaggagaaaccacattcatgtcatttgtgtggaaagagtttttcattaatacaaagtttgaaaatacatcagaaaatacatactggtgtgagagagtacatgtgctttgagtgtgagaaGACTTTTACTACAGCGACCAGTttaaaaacacatgagatgatccacactggagagaaaccttacaagtgttcacactgtgacaagagattcagtcggtcaggagacctgaaaaaacatgagaggattcacactggagagaaacctttcaagtgttcacactgtggcaagagattcagtcggtcatcaagtctgaaaacacatgagaggattcacactggagagaaaccttacaagtgttcacactgtgacaagagattcagtcggtcaggagacctgaaaacacatgagaggattcacactggagagaaaccgcacacatgtgatcagtgcgggaagagtttcacactaAAAGGAAGACTTACATcacacatgagagttcatactggagagaaaccattcacttgtgatcagtgcgggaagagtttctcaCGATCATCAAAACTTAAGttacacatgaacatccacactagaGAGAAGCTGTacacatgtgatcaatgcggGAAAACATTTTTGAGAGATTCAGTCCTGAAGCAGCACCTGAAAGTTCATAcaaaggagaaaccacattcatgtcatttgtgtggaaaaaGTTTTTCGCGTCCAGAACATTTAAAATTgcatcagaaaatacatactggtgTGAGAGATTACATGTGCTTTaagtgtgaaaagacttttactACAGCACAGTGTTTAAAAcagcatgagaggattcacactggagagaaaccatatctCTGCACGACATGTTGGAAGAGTTTCAGTCATTCTGTTTCTCTACACAATCATACAAAAAACTATCATA ACTTTGTTTGTACCTCGCCTGAACTATTGCCTGTCTGA
- the LOC127952147 gene encoding zinc finger protein 271-like isoform X3, translated as MQEYLHPFSSEEEHQIIQEEMKSVKTEFIKEEREEMGDPEPCRIKHTEDTEEQTGLNGGLRGLERHEELIESNEEREVSESEKKPYKCSHCDKRFSQSSNLKTHERIHTGVKPFKCSHCDKRFSQLSSLKRHEMIHTGEKLYTCDQCGKNFTLKGDLTSHMRIHTGERPFTCDQCGKSFSYSSNLKLHMNNHTREKLYTCDQCGKTFLCASVLKQHLRVHTKEKPHSCHLCGKSFSLIQSLKIHQKIHTGVREYMCFECEKTFTTATSLKTHEMIHTGEKPYKCSHCDKRFSRSGDLKKHERIHTGEKPFKCSHCGKRFSRSSSLKTHERIHTGEKPYKCSHCDKRFSRSGDLKTHERIHTGEKPHTCDQCGKSFTLKGRLTSHMRVHTGEKPFTCDQCGKSFSRSSKLKLHMNIHTREKLYTCDQCGKTFLRDSVLKQHLKVHTKEKPHSCHLCGKSFSRPEHLKLHQKIHTGVRDYMCFKCEKTFTTAQCLKQHERIHTGEKPYLCTTCWKSFSHSVSLHNHTKNYHNFVCTSPELLPV; from the exons gtctgaaCGGAGGTCTaaggggtttggaacgacatgagg AGTTGATTGAAAGTAATGAGGAGAGAGAAGTGAGTGAATCTGAgaagaaaccttacaagtgttcacactgtgacaagagattcagtcagtcatcaaatctgaaaacacatgagaggattcacaccggagtgaaaccttttaagtgttcacactgtgacaagagattcagtcagttatcaagtctgaaaagacatgagatgatccacactggagagaaactgtacacatgtgatcagtgcgggaagaatTTCACACTAAAAGGAGACCTTACATCACACATGagaattcatactggagagagaccattcacttgtgatcagtgcgggaagagtttctcaTACTCATCAAACCTTAAGTTACACATGAACAACCACACTAGAGAGAAGctgtacacatgtgatcagtgcgggaaaaCATTTTTGTGTGCTTCAGTCCTGAAGCAGCACCTGAGAGTTCATAcaaaggagaaaccacattcatgtcatttgtgtggaaagagtttttcattaatacaaagtttgaaaatacatcagaaaatacatactggtgtgagagagtacatgtgctttgagtgtgagaaGACTTTTACTACAGCGACCAGTttaaaaacacatgagatgatccacactggagagaaaccttacaagtgttcacactgtgacaagagattcagtcggtcaggagacctgaaaaaacatgagaggattcacactggagagaaacctttcaagtgttcacactgtggcaagagattcagtcggtcatcaagtctgaaaacacatgagaggattcacactggagagaaaccttacaagtgttcacactgtgacaagagattcagtcggtcaggagacctgaaaacacatgagaggattcacactggagagaaaccgcacacatgtgatcagtgcgggaagagtttcacactaAAAGGAAGACTTACATcacacatgagagttcatactggagagaaaccattcacttgtgatcagtgcgggaagagtttctcaCGATCATCAAAACTTAAGttacacatgaacatccacactagaGAGAAGCTGTacacatgtgatcaatgcggGAAAACATTTTTGAGAGATTCAGTCCTGAAGCAGCACCTGAAAGTTCATAcaaaggagaaaccacattcatgtcatttgtgtggaaaaaGTTTTTCGCGTCCAGAACATTTAAAATTgcatcagaaaatacatactggtgTGAGAGATTACATGTGCTTTaagtgtgaaaagacttttactACAGCACAGTGTTTAAAAcagcatgagaggattcacactggagagaaaccatatctCTGCACGACATGTTGGAAGAGTTTCAGTCATTCTGTTTCTCTACACAATCATACAAAAAACTATCATA ACTTTGTTTGTACCTCGCCTGAACTATTGCCTGTCTGA
- the LOC127952147 gene encoding zinc finger protein 271-like isoform X4, whose translation MQEYLHQFSSEEEHQIIQEEMKSVKTEFIKEEREEMGDPEPCRIKHTEDTEEQTGLNGGLRGLERHEELIESNEEREVSESEKKPYKCSHCDKRFSQSSNLKTHERIHTGVKPFKCSHCDKRFSQLSSLKRHEMIHTGEKLYTCDQCGKNFTLKGDLTSHMRIHTGERPFTCDQCGKSFSYSSNLKLHMNNHTREKLYTCDQCGKTFLCASVLKQHLRVHTKEKPHSCHLCGKSFSLIQSLKIHQKIHTGVREYMCFECEKTFTTATSLKTHEMIHTGEKPYKCSHCDKRFSRSGDLKKHERIHTGEKPFKCSHCGKRFSRSSSLKTHERIHTGEKPYKCSHCDKRFSRSGDLKTHERIHTGEKPHTCDQCGKSFTLKGRLTSHMRVHTGEKPFTCDQCGKSFSRSSKLKLHMNIHTREKLYTCDQCGKTFLRDSVLKQHLKVHTKEKPHSCHLCGKSFSRPEHLKLHQKIHTGVRDYMCFKCEKTFTTAQCLKQHERIHTGEKPYLCTTCWKSFSHSVSLHNHTKNYHNFVCTSPELLPV comes from the exons gtctgaaCGGAGGTCTaaggggtttggaacgacatgagg AGTTGATTGAAAGTAATGAGGAGAGAGAAGTGAGTGAATCTGAgaagaaaccttacaagtgttcacactgtgacaagagattcagtcagtcatcaaatctgaaaacacatgagaggattcacaccggagtgaaaccttttaagtgttcacactgtgacaagagattcagtcagttatcaagtctgaaaagacatgagatgatccacactggagagaaactgtacacatgtgatcagtgcgggaagaatTTCACACTAAAAGGAGACCTTACATCACACATGagaattcatactggagagagaccattcacttgtgatcagtgcgggaagagtttctcaTACTCATCAAACCTTAAGTTACACATGAACAACCACACTAGAGAGAAGctgtacacatgtgatcagtgcgggaaaaCATTTTTGTGTGCTTCAGTCCTGAAGCAGCACCTGAGAGTTCATAcaaaggagaaaccacattcatgtcatttgtgtggaaagagtttttcattaatacaaagtttgaaaatacatcagaaaatacatactggtgtgagagagtacatgtgctttgagtgtgagaaGACTTTTACTACAGCGACCAGTttaaaaacacatgagatgatccacactggagagaaaccttacaagtgttcacactgtgacaagagattcagtcggtcaggagacctgaaaaaacatgagaggattcacactggagagaaacctttcaagtgttcacactgtggcaagagattcagtcggtcatcaagtctgaaaacacatgagaggattcacactggagagaaaccttacaagtgttcacactgtgacaagagattcagtcggtcaggagacctgaaaacacatgagaggattcacactggagagaaaccgcacacatgtgatcagtgcgggaagagtttcacactaAAAGGAAGACTTACATcacacatgagagttcatactggagagaaaccattcacttgtgatcagtgcgggaagagtttctcaCGATCATCAAAACTTAAGttacacatgaacatccacactagaGAGAAGCTGTacacatgtgatcaatgcggGAAAACATTTTTGAGAGATTCAGTCCTGAAGCAGCACCTGAAAGTTCATAcaaaggagaaaccacattcatgtcatttgtgtggaaaaaGTTTTTCGCGTCCAGAACATTTAAAATTgcatcagaaaatacatactggtgTGAGAGATTACATGTGCTTTaagtgtgaaaagacttttactACAGCACAGTGTTTAAAAcagcatgagaggattcacactggagagaaaccatatctCTGCACGACATGTTGGAAGAGTTTCAGTCATTCTGTTTCTCTACACAATCATACAAAAAACTATCATA ACTTTGTTTGTACCTCGCCTGAACTATTGCCTGTCTGA